In a genomic window of Numenius arquata chromosome 5, bNumArq3.hap1.1, whole genome shotgun sequence:
- the C5H8orf48 gene encoding uncharacterized protein C8orf48 homolog isoform X1: MSWLAGQNPAEMTELSDGEPDALRSFCTVRISRLRRQLVSKQAGGAKSRKPQHGFTAQKLETSDWNCIVPGRLINRIRLKNIRETVKQVTEAQIHKSSVCPDCQKKEAELAKIAFLRRMKILMESALIQEKLEEQVYSSDVLTRIGEALGSFPKPSEDPRNLWQRLKGQTM; encoded by the exons AAATGACTGAATTATCCGACGGAGAACCGGATGCTCTCCGGTCTTTCTGCACCGTGAGGATAAGTCGGCTGCGTCGGCAGCTGGTCTCTAAGCAGGCAGGTGGTGCCAAGTCAAGAAAGCCACAGCATGGATTCACGGCACAGAAACTGGAGACGAGTGACTGGAACTGCATTGTTCCTGGTCGGCTAATTAACAGAATCCGCCTGAAAAATATCAGAGAGACTGTTAAACAG GTAACAGAAGCTCAAATCCACAAATCGTCAGTGTGCCCTGACTGTCAGAAGAAGGAAGCAGAGTTAGCCAAGATCGCCTTTCTCAGACGAATGAAGATTCTAATGGAAAGTGCTTTAATCCAAGAGAAATTGGAAGAACAGGTTTACTCCAGC gATGTGCTTACACGTATAGGAGAAGCGCTCGGAAGCTTTCCCAAACCTTCAGAGGATCCCAGGAACTTATGGCAAAGGCTGAAAGGTCAGACAATGTAA
- the C5H8orf48 gene encoding uncharacterized protein C8orf48 homolog isoform X2, whose protein sequence is MSWLAGQNPAEMTELSDGEPDALRSFCTVRISRLRRQLVSKQAGGAKSRKPQHGFTAQKLETSDWNCIVPGRLINRIRLKNIRETVKQVTEAQIHKSSVCPDCQKKEAELAKIAFLRRMKILMESALIQEKLEEQVYSSDVLTRIGEALGSFPKPSEDPRNLWQRLKGQTI, encoded by the exons AAATGACTGAATTATCCGACGGAGAACCGGATGCTCTCCGGTCTTTCTGCACCGTGAGGATAAGTCGGCTGCGTCGGCAGCTGGTCTCTAAGCAGGCAGGTGGTGCCAAGTCAAGAAAGCCACAGCATGGATTCACGGCACAGAAACTGGAGACGAGTGACTGGAACTGCATTGTTCCTGGTCGGCTAATTAACAGAATCCGCCTGAAAAATATCAGAGAGACTGTTAAACAG GTAACAGAAGCTCAAATCCACAAATCGTCAGTGTGCCCTGACTGTCAGAAGAAGGAAGCAGAGTTAGCCAAGATCGCCTTTCTCAGACGAATGAAGATTCTAATGGAAAGTGCTTTAATCCAAGAGAAATTGGAAGAACAGGTTTACTCCAGC gATGTGCTTACACGTATAGGAGAAGCGCTCGGAAGCTTTCCCAAACCTTCAGAGGATCCCAGGAACTTATGGCAAAGGCTGAAAGGTCAGACAAT